A genomic region of Magnolia sinica isolate HGM2019 chromosome 6, MsV1, whole genome shotgun sequence contains the following coding sequences:
- the LOC131249617 gene encoding ABC transporter B family member 10-like: MFMNAMISTPSLTEMAESKGTEKNGEDIKPPTTNLIPFSKLLSYADGVDWILMVMGTVGSIIHGMAQPIGYLLLGKALNAFGNNINDRDAMVKALYKVVPFVWYMAIATLPAGILEIGCWMYTSERQLARMKLAYLKAVLSQEIGAFDTDLTCGKIIAGITNHMNLIQDAIGEKLGHFLSSFSTFAVGILVAFVCCWEVGLLTLLVVPMILVTGATYSNKMNAISGMRLIYLSEATSMVEQTISQIKTVFSFVGESSALKSFSNCMEKQFQLSKKEALIKGVGLGVFQTITFCSWALIVWVGAVVVTAERAKGGDTIAAVMSILFGAISVTYAAPDLQIFNQAKVAGSEVFQVIERESSISYETKGKELETISGNIDIRGVYFSYPSRNDKVILRGFSLSIPAGKVVALVGSSGCGKSTVISLMQRFYDPSTGEIFIDNHNIKDIDLKFLRKNVGAVSQEPSLFAGTIKDNLKVGNMDASDQLIEKAAMTANAQCFISQLPNQYTTEVGERGVQLSGGQKQRIAIARAILKDPPILLLDEATSALDSESEKLVQDALEKAMKGRTVILIAHRLSTVINADMIAVVENGKVAETGSHRELLKTSEFYHSLFNMQNLTTGTESRGMDPSEEVMNKNEVMNKSYETSSQASELSEQSKEFSIELHVYPVQGQVMKRKTVPFSRIWFGLDKIEIAKSAFGSFAAALSGISKPVFGFFIITIGVAYYKEGARGKVGMYSMVFCLIGMLALVTHTLQHYFYGVVGEKAMRNLRQALYSAVLRNEIAWFEKPENGVGFLTSRIINDTTMIKTIISDRMAIIVQCISSILIATTVSMIVNWRMGLVAWAVMPCHFIGGLVQAKSARGFAGDSSVAHQDLVALASESTTNIRTVASFAHEEQILKKAKLSLKKPMRMKRKQCLKYGIVQGLSLCLWNIAHAIALWYTTILVHKNQASFEDGIRSYQIFSLTVPSITELWTLIPTVISAISVLTPAFETLDRQTEIEPDTPENSKIGRMKGKVVFEKVSFNYPSRPEVTVLSNFTLSIEAGLKVALVGPSGAGKSSVLALLLRFYDPCKGRILIDRKDIKSFNLRWLRTQIGFVQQEPLLFSSSIRDNICYGNEETSETEMVAVAMDANIHEFISNLPDGYNTVVGEKGCQLSGGQKQRIAIARTLLKKPAILLLDEATSALDAESERAVMNALELMKLKESKGLLSRCTQITVAHRLSTVVNSDTIVVMDKGEVAEMGPHSDLIAATEGIYSRLLHLQSLVESKADTL, from the exons ATGTTCATGAACGCCATGATTTCTACGCCCTCTTTGACCGAAATGGCAGAGAGTAAAGGAACAGAAAAGAATGGGGAGGATATCAAACCACCCACCACCAACCTCATCCCATTCAGCAAGCTCCTGAGCTATGctgacggtgtggattggattcTGATGGTGATGGGCACGGTTGGTTCCATCATCCATGGTATGGCCCAGCCCATTGGGTATCTCTTACTTGGCAAAGCCCTTAATGCGTTTGGAAACAATATCAACGACAGAGATGCAATGGTTAAAGCCCTTTACAAG GTTGTGCCCTTTGTGTGGTACatggccattgctactctccctGCTGGTATACTTG AGATTGGTTGCTGGATGTATACTAGCGAAAGACAGCTCGCACGTATGAAGTTGGCTTACCTCAAAGCAGTACTGAGTCAAGAGATTGGAGCTTTTGATACTGATCTAACATGTGGGAAAATAATTGCTGGAATAACAAACCACATGAACCTCATTCAAGATGCTATTGGTgagaag TTGGGTCATTTTCTATCGAGCTTCTCCACCTTTGCTGTGGGCATCCTGGTTGCTTTTGTCTGTTGTTGGGAAGTGGGCTTGCTTACATTGCTGGTGGTGCCTATGATATTGGTAACCGGAGCTACTTACAGTAATAAGATGAATGCCATCTCTGGAATGAGACTTATTTATCTATCGGAAGCTACATCTATGGTAGAGCAG ACAATATCTCAGATTAAGACTGTCTTCTCATTTGTTGGTGAGAGTTCTGCATTGAAGTCTTTCTCCAATTGCATGGAGAAACAATTCCAGCTAAGCAAGAAAGAGGCACTGATAAAGGGTGTGGGTTTGGGTGTGTTTCAAACCATAACGTTCTGTTCATGGGCTCTGATCGTATGGGTCGGAGCAGTCGTGGTGACCGCCGAGAGAGCTAAAGGAGGGGACACGATCGCTGCAGTGATGAGCATTCTCTTTGGTGCAAT ATCGGTGACGTATGCTGCACCAGATTTACAAATCTTCAATCAGGCAAAGGTTGCAGGAAGTGAAGTTTTTCAAGTGATTGAAAGAGAGTCAAGCATAAGCTATGAAACAAAAGGAAAGGAACTGGAGACTATCAGTGGAAATATCGACATCCGTGGAGTATATTTCTCATACCCATCCCGCAATGATAAGGTGATTCTACGAGGGTTTTCTTTGTCAATCCCAGCAGGCAAGGTGGTGGCTTTAGTGGGCAGCAGTGGGTGTGGGAAGAGCACTGTGATTTCCCTAATGCAGAGGTTCTATGACCCATCCACAG GTGAGATATTCATTGACAATCACAACATCAAAGATATCGATTTGAAATTCCTAAGGAAAAACGTGGGAGCAGTTTCGCAAGAGCCATCACTCTTTGCAGGGACGATCAAGGATAATTTGAAGGTTGGAAACATGGATGCGAGTGACCAACTGATTGAAAAAGCAGCAATGACGGCAAATGCGCAGTGCTTCATATCCCAGCTTCCAAATCAATACACAACTGAG GTAGGAGAAAGGGGAGTACAGTTATCAGGCGGGCAGAAACAGAGAATAGCGATAGCAAGAGCGATTCTCAAAGACCCTCCAATTCTTTTGCTTGACGAGGCCACAAGTGCACTTGATTCGGAGTCAGAGAAGCTGGTTCAAGATGCCCTTGAGAAAGCAATGAAAGGGAGGACTGTTATCTTGATCGCCCACAGACTTTCAACTGTTATTAATGCAGACATGATTGCTGTGGTTGAGAATGGGAAAGTTGCAGAGACTGGAAGCCACCGTGAATTGCTAAAAACCAGTGAATTCTACCACAGCCTATTTAACATGCAAAATCTCACAACAGGAACTGAGTCTAG GGGCATGGATCCTAGCGAGGAAGTAATGAATAAGAATGAAGTGATGAATAAGAGCTATGAGACCTCTTCTCAAGCTTCTGAGCTATCCGAGCAATCGAAGGAGTTCAGCATCGAGCTACATGTTTATCCAGTGCAAGGACAGGTTATGAAAAGAAAAACAGTTCCTTTTTCAAGAATCTGGTTTGGATTGGATAAGATTGAAATTGCAAAGTCTGCATTTGGATCTTTTGCTGCAGCTCTTTCTGGTATAAGTAAGCCTGTTTTTGGGTTTTTCATCATTACAATCGGAGTAGCATATTACAAGGAAGGTGCAAGGGGAAAAGTGGGGATGTATTCCATGGTGTTTTGTCTAATCGGAATGCTTGCATTAGTCACTCACACCCTGCAGCattatttctatggtgtggtggGAGAAAAGGCTATGAGAAACCTTAGGCAAGCTTTGTATTCAG CTGTACTTCGCAATGAGATAGCCTGGTTTGAGAAACCTGAAAACGGCGTGGGCTTCCTCACATCACGGATCATCAATGACACCACCATGATCAAAACCATAATCTCTGACCGCATGGCAATCATCGTCCAATGTATCTCTTCAATTCTAATTGCAACCACGGTCAGCATGATTGTCAACTGGAGAATGGGCCTAGTTGCCTGGGCCGTCATGCCTTGCCACTTTATTGGCGGCCTGGTTCAAGCCAAGTCAGCCAGGGGATTTGCAGGAGACTCCTCTGTTGCTCATCAAGATCTCGTTGCTCTTGCATCCGAGTCCACAACCAACATTAGAACTGTGGCCTCTTTCGCTCACGAAGAGCAAATACTCAAGAAAGCCAAGCTCTCTCTGAAAAAACCAATGAGGATGAAAAGGAAACAATGCCTCAAGTATGGGATTGTTCAAGGGTTATCTCTTTGCTTATGGAACATTGCTCACGCCATTGCTTTATGGTACACTACCATTTTGGTACATAAGAATCAAGCCTCTTTTGAGGATGGGATAAGATCATACCAGATTTTCTCACTCACAGTTCCTTCAATCACAGAGCTATGGACACTGATCCCCACAGTCATTTCAGCCATCAGTGTACTAACCCCTGCATTTGAGACCCTCGATCGGCAAACTGAAATAGAACCAGATACaccagaaaattcaaaaattggaAGGATGAAAGGAAAAGTTGTCTTTGAAAAGGTCAGTTTCAATTACCCATCAAGGCCAGAAGTGACTGTACTAAGCAATTTCACTTTATCAATTGAAGCTGGGTTGAAGGTGGCACTAGTTGGGCCTAGCGGAGCAGGGAAATCCTCTGTTTTGGCTCTTCTGTTAAGGTTCTATGATCCTTGCAAAGGAAGGATCCTGATCGACCGAAAGGACATAAAAAGTTTTAACCTGAGATGGTTGAGAACCCAAATAGGATTTGTACAGCAAGAGCCTCTTCTCTTTAGTTCCTCAATTAGAGACAATATCTGCTACGGGAACGAGGAAACTTCAGAAACTGAAATGGTGGCAGTTGCAATGGATGCAAATATTCACGAATTCATTAGTAATTTGCCTGATGGATACAATACAGTTGTGGGAGAGAAGGGATGCCAGCTTTCCGGTGGACAAAAACAGAGAATAGCCATCGCTAGAACTCTGCTAAAGAAGCCTGCAATTTTGCTGCTAGACGAAGCTACAAGTGCACTAGATGCAGAGTCTGAGAGGGCAGTAATGAATGCTCTAGAATTGATGAAACTGAAGGAATCTAAAGGGTTATTGTCTAGATGCACCCAGATTACAGTCGCACATCGGCTCTCCACAGTAGTGAATTCGGATACCATTGTAGTAATGGATAAAGGCGAGGTTGCCGAAATGGGTCCCCATTCAGACTTGATTGCAGCAACTGAAGGGATTTACTCAAGATTGCTCCATCTTCAAAGCTTGGTAGAAAGTAAGGCCGATACATTGTAG